One bacterium DNA segment encodes these proteins:
- a CDS encoding sulfite exporter TauE/SafE family protein, protein MLSAIIGMAGGIVLLSIMLLFFDPVAAIALHGVVQLVSNGTRTIIQREHIAWSLTWRYSILLLPMGLLGVQVAFALPPAIGKALIGIVVLIATWRPGWLRLPTEVQETEPRRRFIALGGVVGFIGPIIGATGPLIAPFFLNLGLIRQSLVGTKAACQALGHIAKIVVFGWAGFVFREHLLTLVGMSAMVVGGTWVGSRILERVNEASFVLLYRGVLTLVALRLVLWEGWRWFQSGL, encoded by the coding sequence GTGCTTTCGGCGATCATCGGCATGGCCGGCGGTATCGTTCTGCTCTCGATCATGCTCCTGTTCTTCGATCCCGTCGCCGCAATTGCCTTGCACGGCGTCGTGCAACTGGTGTCCAACGGAACGCGAACGATCATCCAGCGCGAACACATCGCCTGGTCGTTGACCTGGCGCTATTCGATTCTTCTACTGCCCATGGGATTGCTGGGCGTACAGGTCGCGTTCGCACTCCCACCCGCGATCGGCAAGGCGCTGATCGGAATCGTGGTACTGATCGCCACCTGGCGTCCCGGCTGGCTGCGCCTGCCAACTGAGGTCCAGGAGACTGAACCGCGGCGTCGCTTCATCGCACTGGGCGGTGTGGTCGGGTTTATCGGACCCATCATCGGAGCTACCGGTCCACTGATCGCGCCGTTTTTCTTGAACCTGGGACTCATTCGTCAGTCCCTGGTCGGAACCAAAGCAGCGTGCCAGGCCCTGGGGCACATCGCGAAGATCGTCGTCTTTGGCTGGGCGGGTTTCGTGTTCCGCGAGCATCTGCTCACTCTCGTGGGCATGTCCGCAATGGTCGTCGGTGGAACCTGGGTCGGCAGTCGGATCCTGGAGCGAGTGAACGAGGCAAGCTTCGTACTCTTGTATCGCGGGGTTCTCACACTGGTTGCGCTGCGTCTGGTGCTCTGGGAAGGCTGGCGATGGTTCCAGTCGGGTCTGTAG
- a CDS encoding metallophosphoesterase — MRLIRYSMLLLLVGSEVLLVHWLLLASRGSGLGLSSAASTVVALITLNVGSMFVLMRLARRTNSFFVLSRVWLLASLAAVFSGPPLLASFAFVGSLAWLTQSLGEGATGQAALVGSGGAAIAIGFGSILWGYFVGQRRVEVERVELPMLDLPAALSGVRVAHITDLHIGPQLRAPQLAGFVAQVNELEAEIIVITGDLFDFDPAFIEEGCRELAHLRATFGVFAVLGNHDAYTGAEAVAEGIARYTNIQLLRDGWERIEIDDAELVIAGIEDSGEGWTEREFEAPEMERLADEIPSEIPRLLLIHRPSLFGQASRLGFPVSLAGHTHGGQISFPPPAHHHNISRLISYWTRGLFEDETGDCLLYVNRGLGVSGPPVRLNCAREIALHRLVSRRR; from the coding sequence ATGCGATTGATCCGGTACTCGATGTTGCTGTTGCTGGTCGGATCCGAAGTCCTTCTGGTGCATTGGCTGCTCCTCGCGAGCCGCGGCAGCGGTCTGGGGCTTTCTTCCGCGGCGTCTACCGTGGTCGCCCTGATCACCCTCAACGTAGGCTCGATGTTCGTGCTGATGCGCCTGGCCCGACGCACGAATAGCTTCTTCGTCCTGAGTCGTGTGTGGCTGCTCGCGAGTCTGGCGGCCGTCTTCAGCGGGCCGCCCCTGCTCGCCAGTTTCGCCTTCGTCGGCAGCTTGGCGTGGCTGACACAGAGTCTCGGCGAGGGCGCCACGGGACAGGCCGCACTCGTCGGCAGCGGCGGCGCAGCGATCGCGATCGGCTTTGGATCCATCCTCTGGGGGTATTTCGTCGGACAGCGCCGTGTCGAGGTCGAGCGCGTCGAACTGCCGATGCTCGATCTTCCGGCTGCGCTTTCGGGCGTGCGCGTCGCGCACATCACCGATCTACACATCGGTCCGCAATTGCGCGCGCCCCAACTAGCCGGCTTCGTCGCGCAGGTGAACGAACTCGAAGCCGAGATCATCGTCATCACCGGCGATCTATTTGACTTCGACCCGGCGTTCATCGAAGAGGGTTGCCGCGAGCTGGCCCATCTACGCGCGACTTTCGGTGTGTTCGCGGTTCTGGGAAACCACGACGCCTACACCGGAGCTGAAGCGGTCGCGGAAGGAATTGCCCGCTACACGAACATCCAACTGCTGCGCGATGGTTGGGAGCGGATCGAGATAGACGACGCAGAACTCGTGATCGCCGGAATCGAGGATTCAGGTGAAGGCTGGACCGAACGGGAGTTCGAGGCACCGGAAATGGAGCGACTCGCCGACGAGATCCCGAGCGAGATCCCGCGCTTGCTCCTGATCCACCGCCCGAGCCTCTTCGGTCAGGCTTCGCGACTGGGATTTCCGGTGTCGCTGGCCGGGCACACGCACGGCGGGCAGATCAGCTTCCCGCCACCGGCTCACCACCACAATATCTCGCGCCTGATCTCCTACTGGACCCGAGGTCTATTCGAAGACGAGACCGGCGATTGCCTCCTGTACGTAAATCGCGGACTGGGCGTATCGGGTCCGCCCGTGCGTCTCAACTGCGCGCGCGAGATCGCCTTGCACCGCCTTGTGTCACGCCGTCGCTGA
- the sppA gene encoding signal peptide peptidase SppA — translation MRRLIAGLLVAGVVFGIAYALWSAGPKVPEDAVLVLELAGSLEESPPTDALAQFSASGPALPTILLLLDMAAVDDRIEGVLVHVRTLSVGYARVQELRDALAKVRDAGKTVTVLLDMASLNATRELYFASVANKVYVVPGFLGPLAGIAGQYLYMAGFFEKIGVEWQYARVGEFKSAVETFSAREMSAPARKMMNELLDGIFSQIVEGIAEGRGLSRERVRELIEAAPATAQEYAEAGLADGLADRDNILELAGLGDAEEIDAGTYQRVGPNELGLRDGPSIALIFGNGPIVQSAGPSWRRSFSADEIGDAIESAADDDSIRAIVLRVNSGGGSALASEQLWRVVMRAREKKPVIVSMGDAAASGGYYIASSADAIFAEPATLTGSIGVFLMRPAAEGLYEKLGIRSEVMKRGQHSSIASSDQRMSAGQQQRTDDIVQSIYQDFIGRVSEGRDLETEAVDRVGRGHVWLGETALALNLVDGVGGLSDAVERARVEAGIPDGVDPTRVVLPGPRGPLTQLRQLLSSELQSWLMRSLVPVELPEALTWFWAAKGNEVSYLPPHWIEIY, via the coding sequence ATGCGTCGTTTGATTGCAGGGCTTCTGGTCGCAGGTGTCGTATTCGGAATCGCTTACGCTCTCTGGTCCGCGGGTCCGAAGGTCCCAGAAGATGCGGTCCTCGTGCTCGAACTGGCGGGCTCACTCGAAGAATCGCCACCGACGGACGCACTGGCGCAGTTCTCCGCGAGCGGTCCGGCACTCCCGACAATCCTGCTCTTGCTCGACATGGCCGCCGTCGACGATCGCATCGAGGGAGTGCTCGTCCACGTACGCACGCTCTCGGTAGGGTACGCCCGTGTCCAGGAACTGCGCGACGCCCTGGCCAAAGTGCGCGATGCCGGCAAGACCGTGACGGTCCTGCTCGACATGGCGAGCCTGAACGCGACCCGCGAACTGTACTTCGCCTCGGTGGCCAATAAGGTCTATGTGGTTCCGGGATTCCTGGGTCCGCTGGCGGGCATCGCCGGGCAGTACCTGTACATGGCCGGTTTTTTTGAGAAAATCGGAGTCGAGTGGCAGTACGCGCGAGTCGGCGAATTCAAGTCCGCAGTCGAGACCTTCAGCGCACGCGAGATGAGCGCGCCTGCGCGCAAAATGATGAACGAACTACTCGACGGGATCTTCTCGCAGATCGTCGAAGGCATTGCAGAAGGCCGTGGCCTGTCACGTGAGCGCGTTCGCGAGTTGATCGAGGCCGCTCCAGCAACGGCACAGGAGTATGCGGAAGCAGGGCTCGCCGACGGACTGGCTGACCGAGACAACATACTGGAACTGGCCGGCCTGGGAGATGCCGAGGAAATCGATGCGGGTACCTACCAGAGGGTGGGGCCCAACGAACTCGGCCTGCGTGACGGACCTAGCATCGCATTGATCTTCGGCAACGGACCCATCGTGCAATCGGCCGGGCCGAGCTGGCGACGATCCTTTTCGGCGGACGAGATTGGTGATGCAATCGAGTCGGCAGCCGATGACGACTCGATTCGAGCCATCGTCTTGCGGGTCAACTCGGGTGGCGGATCCGCGCTCGCCTCGGAACAACTCTGGCGCGTGGTGATGCGGGCCCGCGAGAAGAAGCCCGTGATCGTATCCATGGGAGATGCCGCGGCATCTGGCGGCTACTACATCGCCAGCAGTGCCGACGCGATCTTCGCCGAACCGGCGACGCTCACTGGCTCAATCGGTGTGTTCCTGATGCGCCCGGCCGCTGAAGGACTGTACGAGAAACTGGGCATCCGGAGCGAAGTGATGAAGCGTGGCCAGCACTCATCCATTGCCTCCAGCGATCAGCGCATGAGCGCGGGGCAGCAACAGCGAACCGACGATATCGTGCAATCGATATACCAGGACTTCATCGGGCGCGTTTCCGAAGGTCGCGACCTGGAGACCGAGGCCGTCGATCGCGTCGGGCGCGGTCACGTCTGGCTCGGTGAGACAGCCCTTGCACTCAACCTGGTCGACGGGGTGGGAGGACTTTCCGACGCGGTAGAGCGCGCACGCGTCGAGGCGGGAATTCCCGACGGCGTCGACCCGACTCGCGTCGTCCTGCCGGGTCCACGCGGACCTCTCACCCAATTGCGTCAACTCCTGAGCAGCGAGCTACAGAGCTGGTTGATGCGTTCCCTGGTGCCAGTGGAGCTACCCGAGGCCCTGACATGGTTCTGGGCCGCAAAGGGAAACGAGGTCAGCTACCTGCCGCCCCATTGGATCGAGATCTACTGA
- a CDS encoding AarF/ABC1/UbiB kinase family protein, which translates to MDVASDADPTEPGVFSEVGPWRIDLARISWRAGIDELRAKTRAEVPVRIRRRGLPPVGRFATAFWHMLVAVGGWLVFERRKSPEVSRAGLSRRLRSAFEQLGSAYIKLGQIVSSGRGMFPDELVEEFKRCRDQVPPQDFATVRSIVEEDLGRPLEEVFERFDRESLAAASIAQVHSARLLSGEEVVVKVQRREVARLVRRDIEAMAWMAPFLVGRIPVAALANPPALVELFAETILEELDFRLEAQNMLDIARLLLDAGQKIIVVPRPHPDLVTRRVLVMERLSGLDYDDAQGIRAAGIDTKALIRSLLVSFLEGAMIYGVFHGDLHGGNLLVMPDGRVALFDYGITARMDHKQRLGFLRMMMTGAANDVRGQLEAFVDLGALPADADLDGLMRLLKVDRPVRDPTKMSSSQLASELREILGGLLANGAKLPKHLMLYVKNMLFIDGAIAELAPDLDMFAEMIHVYGYFAANHSEQILSEIGFDPSRQTFDLSGVRRGLGIEGEVESLSHAEVRQRREILRERFEEGL; encoded by the coding sequence GTGGATGTGGCTTCAGATGCGGACCCGACGGAGCCGGGTGTCTTTTCGGAAGTGGGACCCTGGAGGATTGACCTCGCCCGGATTTCGTGGCGCGCGGGAATCGATGAGTTGCGGGCCAAGACACGCGCCGAGGTACCGGTGCGCATCCGCCGTCGGGGTCTTCCGCCGGTAGGCCGCTTCGCGACGGCGTTCTGGCACATGCTCGTGGCCGTGGGGGGCTGGCTGGTGTTCGAGCGACGCAAGTCCCCGGAGGTGTCTCGGGCCGGCTTGTCGAGGCGACTGCGCAGCGCGTTCGAGCAGCTCGGGTCGGCCTATATCAAGCTGGGTCAGATCGTCTCCTCGGGTCGCGGCATGTTCCCCGACGAGCTGGTCGAGGAGTTCAAGCGCTGCCGCGATCAGGTACCGCCGCAGGACTTTGCGACGGTGCGCTCCATCGTCGAGGAAGACCTGGGCCGTCCGCTCGAAGAGGTCTTCGAGCGCTTCGATCGCGAGAGTCTGGCTGCGGCTTCGATCGCGCAGGTGCATTCGGCCCGGCTGCTCAGCGGCGAGGAAGTTGTCGTGAAGGTCCAGCGCCGCGAAGTCGCCAGGCTCGTGCGCCGCGACATCGAAGCGATGGCCTGGATGGCGCCGTTCCTGGTCGGGCGCATTCCCGTTGCCGCACTCGCCAATCCGCCCGCGCTGGTCGAACTCTTTGCCGAGACGATCCTGGAAGAACTCGACTTTCGGCTCGAAGCCCAGAACATGCTCGACATTGCACGCCTGTTGCTCGATGCCGGCCAGAAGATCATCGTCGTCCCGCGACCGCATCCCGATCTGGTCACGCGTCGCGTGCTCGTGATGGAGCGCCTCTCCGGTCTGGACTACGACGACGCACAGGGAATTCGCGCTGCGGGTATCGATACCAAGGCGCTGATCCGATCGCTGCTGGTTTCCTTCCTGGAAGGCGCGATGATCTACGGTGTGTTCCACGGAGATCTTCACGGCGGGAATCTGCTCGTGATGCCCGACGGGCGGGTTGCCCTGTTCGACTACGGAATCACCGCTCGCATGGATCACAAGCAGAGGCTCGGTTTCCTGCGCATGATGATGACCGGCGCCGCCAACGACGTGCGGGGCCAGCTCGAGGCGTTCGTCGACCTCGGGGCCCTTCCTGCGGACGCCGATCTCGATGGCTTGATGCGTCTGCTCAAGGTGGATCGCCCGGTTCGGGACCCCACGAAGATGTCGAGCAGCCAGCTGGCCAGCGAGTTGCGCGAAATTCTGGGAGGGCTGCTCGCGAACGGAGCCAAGTTGCCCAAACACTTGATGCTGTATGTGAAGAACATGCTCTTCATCGACGGGGCGATCGCGGAACTGGCGCCCGACCTCGACATGTTTGCAGAGATGATCCATGTGTACGGCTACTTCGCCGCGAACCATTCCGAACAGATCCTGTCCGAAATCGGCTTCGATCCCAGTCGACAGACTTTCGACCTGAGTGGAGTGCGCAGGGGTCTGGGAATCGAGGGAGAAGTCGAGTCCCTGAGCCACGCGGAAGTACGCCAGCGCCGTGAAATCCTGCGCGAGCGCTTCGAGGAAGGGCTTTGA
- a CDS encoding alpha/beta fold hydrolase codes for MATIEASDGAKIFYRAAGEAPPLILCHASFSSHMHWIGQEEALGAFCRPISWDYRGHGLSEAPDEPERYSLAQVVEDLAEVHKAAAGDTPAFIGGLSVGGIIGLSYALAYPERVRGLLLFNTGPGFKKPEALAQWNDMLERAARKMEDVGMEQYLQGRRASAELLGLQPESPLGVQAREGILRSSVAGLTRFARGVAGPVPNLVDRLAELSHPTLVLVGSEDPNFQRAAEVMTAKLQNARRVVLPDAGHVVNLDQPEAWMREVQTFLSEVEAR; via the coding sequence TTGGCGACCATCGAAGCGAGTGACGGAGCGAAGATCTTCTATCGCGCAGCGGGAGAAGCGCCGCCACTGATCCTGTGCCACGCCTCCTTTTCGAGCCATATGCACTGGATCGGCCAGGAAGAGGCTCTGGGCGCATTCTGCCGCCCGATCAGCTGGGACTATCGCGGCCACGGGCTGTCCGAAGCACCCGACGAGCCCGAGCGCTACTCGCTCGCGCAGGTGGTCGAAGATCTGGCCGAAGTGCACAAGGCGGCCGCCGGCGACACTCCCGCATTCATCGGCGGGCTCTCCGTCGGGGGGATCATCGGATTGAGCTACGCCCTGGCCTACCCCGAACGGGTTCGCGGGCTGCTGCTTTTCAACACCGGACCCGGCTTCAAGAAGCCCGAAGCGCTGGCCCAGTGGAACGACATGCTCGAGCGCGCCGCGCGGAAGATGGAAGACGTGGGCATGGAGCAGTACCTGCAGGGCCGGCGCGCCAGCGCCGAATTGCTGGGACTTCAGCCTGAATCACCCCTGGGCGTGCAGGCCCGCGAAGGCATCCTGCGCTCGAGCGTCGCGGGGCTGACCCGTTTCGCGCGCGGGGTAGCGGGTCCGGTACCCAACCTGGTCGATCGCCTGGCGGAGCTTTCTCACCCCACATTGGTCCTGGTCGGCTCGGAAGACCCGAATTTCCAGAGGGCGGCCGAGGTCATGACGGCCAAGCTGCAGAACGCCCGGCGCGTGGTCCTGCCCGACGCCGGGCACGTGGTGAATCTGGATCAGCCCGAGGCCTGGATGCGCGAGGTCCAGACCTTCCTCAGCGAGGTCGAGGCCCGCTAG
- a CDS encoding sigma-70 family RNA polymerase sigma factor, which translates to MMDEDSRLMLAFQAGDRQAFEQLFRSYTPRLMAFLLRMVKDRGRAEELTQDVFVRVYQAAERYEPRAKFSTWLFGIAHNLALNDLARAYRKRERPLEDAHSETTADRNPDASEQLEARRMTEALEAAIGELPERQRSALMLRTVQGLGYEEIGTVLGASVSSVKSLLHRAREKLVSQMKEAGR; encoded by the coding sequence ATGATGGATGAAGACTCGCGACTCATGCTGGCTTTCCAGGCGGGAGACCGGCAGGCCTTCGAGCAGCTGTTTCGCAGTTACACGCCGCGTCTGATGGCGTTTCTGCTGCGGATGGTGAAAGACCGGGGTCGCGCAGAGGAGCTTACACAGGACGTTTTCGTGCGGGTGTACCAGGCAGCAGAGCGCTACGAACCGAGGGCGAAATTCTCGACCTGGCTGTTTGGCATCGCGCACAACCTGGCTTTGAATGACTTGGCTCGCGCCTACCGCAAGCGCGAGCGGCCGCTGGAGGATGCGCACAGCGAGACGACGGCCGACCGGAATCCCGACGCGAGCGAGCAACTGGAGGCCCGGCGCATGACCGAGGCGTTGGAAGCCGCGATCGGCGAACTCCCGGAACGCCAGCGCTCGGCGCTCATGCTGCGCACTGTGCAGGGACTGGGCTACGAGGAAATCGGAACGGTGCTCGGAGCGAGCGTCTCGAGTGTGAAGAGCCTCCTGCACCGCGCAAGAGAGAAACTGGTCAGTCAGATGAAGGAGGCGGGACGGTGA
- a CDS encoding zf-HC2 domain-containing protein has product MNACRYSENLVAFLDEELREQERADFQSHLSNCQSCGETIDQQRSLGAALASLPTVDPSPGFETRFWARIAREDQAAEQRREQGFWARAGWRGWLVGLTTAAVAAGAVMLALRSPGPELDPDFALVADAEQFELLADADIELLEVMEILEAWDGQEI; this is encoded by the coding sequence GTGAACGCCTGCCGGTACAGCGAGAATCTGGTCGCATTCCTCGACGAGGAGTTGCGCGAACAGGAACGCGCGGATTTCCAGTCGCACCTGAGCAACTGCCAGAGCTGCGGCGAGACCATTGATCAGCAGCGCTCCCTGGGCGCGGCGCTCGCGAGCCTGCCCACAGTCGACCCGAGTCCCGGCTTCGAAACGCGCTTCTGGGCCCGGATCGCGCGCGAAGACCAGGCCGCAGAACAGCGGCGAGAACAGGGCTTCTGGGCTCGTGCGGGCTGGCGCGGCTGGCTCGTCGGCCTGACGACGGCGGCGGTCGCAGCCGGTGCGGTCATGCTCGCCCTGCGATCGCCGGGTCCGGAACTGGATCCCGATTTCGCACTCGTCGCGGACGCAGAACAGTTCGAACTGCTCGCGGACGCGGACATCGAGTTGCTCGAAGTAATGGAGATTCTCGAGGCGTGGGATGGCCAGGAGATCTGA